The Prunus persica cultivar Lovell chromosome G8, Prunus_persica_NCBIv2, whole genome shotgun sequence genome includes a region encoding these proteins:
- the LOC18768749 gene encoding 7-methylxanthosine synthase 1 — MKVEQVLHMNGGVGKTSYANNSLLQRAVISMVKPIVGASIEELCCTLFPECLKVADLGCSSGPNTLLVVSDIIDSIHTTYQKLNRPPPSLQAFLNDLPGNDFNTVFRSLPGFYKKLDEEHEKKFGSCFIAGMPGSFYGRLFPNNSLHFVHSSYALHWISEIPKGLVTKEGKALNKGNIYIAKTSPPAVFNQYLEQFKRDFTVCLRSRAEELVPGGSMVLTTMGSIKSDDPLCIWEFVGLKLNDMVLEGLIEEEKLDTFNMPYYAPTTKEIEEVIEAEGSFILQNLEVFKQANSGLDKKTRAAIFATDIRAVGEPILASQFGEAPMDDLFRRFEADVLDHKERENCQFINLVISLTKKR; from the exons ATGAAGGTAGAGCAAGTCCTACACATGAATGGAGGAGTTGGGAAAACAAGCTATGCAAACAATTCCCTACTTCAA AGAGCAGTGATTTCAATGGTGAAGCCCATAGTTGGTGCAAGCATAGAGGAGCTGTGTTGCACTCTCTTCCCAGAGTGTTTGAAAGTAGCGGACTTGGGATGCTCTTCAGGACCCAACACCCTTTTGGTGGTATCAGATATCATTGACAGCATCCACACAACTTACCAAAAACTCAACCGCCCACCTCCATCACTCCAAGCCTTCTTGAATGATCTTCCTGGAAACGATTTCAACACGGTGTTCAGGTCATTGCCAGGCTTCTATAAGAAACTTGATGAAGAACATGAGAAGAAGTTTGGGTCATGTTTTATTGCAGGAATGCCTGGTTCTTTCTATGGCAGGCTCTTCCCCAATAATTCTCTGCACTTTGTTCACTCTTCTTATGCTCTTCACTGGATCTCTGAG ATTCCAAAAGGCTTGGTGACCAAAGAAGGAAAGGCACTTAACAAGGGGAACATATATATAGCAAAGACAAGCCCTCCAGCTGTGTTTAACCAATACTTGGAGCAATTCAAAAGGGACTTCACAGTCTGTCTGAGGTCACGTGCCGAAGAGCTCGTCCCTGGGGGCAGTATGGTCCTCACAACCATGGGCAGCATTAAGAGTGACGATCCCCTCTGCATTTGGGAATTTGTAGGACTGAAACTCAATGACATGGTTTTAGag GGTTTGATTGAAGAGGAAAAATTGGACACATTCAATATGCCATACTATGCACCTACAACGAAGGAGATCGAAGAGGTGATCGAGGCTGAAGGATCTTTTATTTTGCAAAACCTTGAAGTTTTCAAGCAAGCGAACAGTGGCCTGGATAAGAAGACAAGGGCTGCAATATTTGCCACTGACATAAGGGCTGTAGGAGAGCCGATTCTGGCGAGCCAATTCGGAGAAGCACCCATGGACGATTTGTTTCGTAGGTTTGAAGCAGATGTTCTTGATCACAAGGAAAGGGAAAACTGCCAGTTCATTAACCTGGTTATCTCGTTGACAAAGAAGCGTTGA
- the LOC18767407 gene encoding salicylate carboxymethyltransferase isoform X2 — MEVEQVLHMNGGVGKTSYANNSLLQRAVISTVKPIVDASIEELCCTLFPECLKVADLGCSSGPNTLLVVSDIIDNIRNTFQKRNRPPPSLQAFLNDLPRNDFNTVFRSLPGFYKKLDEEPEKKLGPCFIAGMPGSFYGRLFPDNSLHFVHSSYALHWISEIPKGLVTKEGEALNKGNIYIAKTSPPAVFKQYLEQFKRDFTVFLRSRAKELVPGGSMVLTTMGSIKSDDPLCIWEFVGLKLNDMVLEGLIEEEKLDTFNMPYYAPTTMEIEEVIEAEGSFILQNLEVFKNDWDSYVKQANNGLDKKTRAAIFATDIRAVGEPILASQFGEAPMDDLFRRFEADVLDHMERENCQFINLVISLTKKR, encoded by the exons ATGGAGGTAGAGCAAGTTCTACACATGAATGGAGGAGTTGGGAAAACAAGCTATGCAAACAATTCCCTACTTCAa AGAGCAGTGATTTCAACGGTGAAGCCTATAGTTGATGCAAGCATAGAGGAGCTGTGTTGCACTCTGTTCCCAGAGTGTTTGAAAGTAGCGGACTTGGGATGCTCTTCAGGACCCAACACCCTTTTGGTGGTATCAGATATCATAGACAACATCCGCAACACTTTCCAAAAGCGCAACCGCCCACCTCCATCACTCCAAGCCTTCTTGAATGATCTTCCCCGAAACGATTTCAACACGGTGTTCAGATCATTGCCAGGCTTCTATAAGAAACTTGATGAAGAACCTGAAAAGAAGCTTGGGCCATGTTTCATTGCAGGAATGCCTGGCTCTTTCTATGGCAGGCTCTTCCCCGACAATTCTCTCCACTTTGTTCACTCTTCTTATGCTCTCCACTGGATCTCTGag ATTCCAAAAGGCTTGGTGACCAAAGAAGGAGAGGCACTTAACAAGGGGAACATATATATAGCAAAGACAAGCCCTCCAGCTGTGTTTAAGCAATACTTGGAGCAATTCAAAAGGGACTTCACAGTCTTTCTGAGGTCACGTGCCAAAGAGCTCGTCCCTGGTGGCAGTATGGTCCTCACAACCATGGGCAGCATAAAGAGTGACGATCCCCTCTGCATTTGGGAATTTGTAGGACTGAAACTCAATGACATGGTTTTAGag GGTTTGATTGAAGAGGAAAAATTGGACACATTCAATATGCCATACTATGCACCTACAACCATGGAGATCGAAGAGGTGATCGAGGCTGAAGGATCTTTTATTTTGCAAAACCTTGAAGTTTTCAAAAATGATTGGGATTCTTATGTCAAGCAAGCTAACAATGGCCTTGATAAGAAGACAAGGGCTGCAATATTTGCCACTGACATAAGGGCTGTGGGAGAGCCGATTCTGGCAAGCCAATTCGGAGAAGCACCCATGGACGATTTGTTTCGTAGGTTTGAAGCAGATGTTCTTGATCACATGGAAAGGGAAAACTGCCAGTTCATTAACCTGGTTATTTCGTTGACAAAGAAGCGTTGA
- the LOC18767407 gene encoding salicylate carboxymethyltransferase isoform X1 yields the protein MEVEQVLHMNGGVGKTSYANNSLLQRAVISTVKPIVDASIEELCCTLFPECLKVADLGCSSGPNTLLVVSDIIDNIRNTFQKLNRPPPSLQAFLNDLPRNDFNTVFRSLPGFYKKLDEEPEKKLGPCFIAGMPGSFYGRLFPDNSLHFVHSSYALMWISEVPKGMVTKEGEALNKGNIYIAKTSPPAVFKQYLEQFKRDFTVFLRSRAEELVPGGSMVLTTMGSIKSDDPLCIWEFVGMKLNDMVFEGLIEEEKLDTFNMPYYAPTTMEIEEVIEAEGSFILQNLEVFKNDWDSYVKQANNGLDKKTRAAIFATDIRAVGEPILASQFGEAPMDDLFRRFEADVLDHMERENCQFINLVISLTKKR from the exons ATGGAGGTAGAGCAAGTTCTACACATGAATGGAGGAGTTGGGAAAACAAGCTATGCAAACAATTCCCTACTTCAA AGAGCAGTGATTTCAACGGTGAAGCCTATAGTTGATGCAAGCATAGAGGAGCTGTGTTGCACTCTGTTCCCAGAGTGTTTGAAAGTAGCGGACTTGGGATGCTCTTCAGGACCCAACACCCTTTTGGTGGTATCAGATATCATAGACAACATCCGCAACACTTTCCAAAAGCTCAACCGCCCACCTCCATCACTCCAAGCCTTCTTGAATGATCTTCCCCGAAACGATTTCAACACGGTGTTCAGGTCATTGCCAGGCTTCTATAAGAAACTTGATGAAGAACCTGAAAAGAAGCTTGGGCCATGTTTCATTGCAGGAATGCCTGGCTCTTTCTATGGCAGGCTCTTCCCCGACAATTCTCTCCACTTTGTTCACTCTTCTTATGCTCTCATGTGGATCTCTGag GTTCCAAAAGGCATGGTGACCAAAGAAGGAGAGGCACTTAACAAGGGGAACATATATATAGCAAAGACAAGCCCTCCAGCTGTGTTTAAGCAATACTTGGAGCAATTCAAAAGGGACTTCACAGTCTTTCTGAGGTCACGTGCCGAAGAGCTCGTCCCTGGGGGCAGTATGGTCCTCACAACCATGGGCAGCATTAAGAGTGACGATCCCCTCTGCATTTGGGAATTTGTAGGAATGAAGCTCAATGACATGGTTTTTGag GGTTTGATTGAAGAGGAAAAATTGGACACATTCAATATGCCATACTATGCACCTACAACCATGGAGATCGAAGAGGTGATCGAGGCTGAAGGATCTTTTATTTTGCAAAACCTTGAAGTTTTCAAAAATGATTGGGATTCTTATGTCAAGCAAGCTAACAATGGCCTTGATAAGAAGACAAGGGCTGCAATATTTGCCACTGACATAAGGGCTGTGGGAGAGCCGATTCTGGCAAGCCAATTCGGAGAAGCACCCATGGACGATTTGTTTCGTAGGTTTGAAGCAGATGTTCTTGATCACATGGAAAGGGAAAACTGCCAGTTCATTAACCTGGTTATTTCGTTGACAAAGAAGCGTTGA